A region from the Verrucomicrobiia bacterium genome encodes:
- a CDS encoding L-threonylcarbamoyladenylate synthase: MAGAATVQMVSTHTPALFAEAVHAAAALLKRGEVVALPTETVYGLAANAWNAAAVSRIFQLKGRPAHNPIIVHVADIEGAKQCVAGWPDDAQRLAAAFWPGPLTLVLRRAALIPDVVTAGGDTVGVRWPSHPFIQAVIRECGFPLAAPSANLSNCVSPTNAAHVALQMGAQLPLVVDGGQSQVGIESTVVDLTQTPARVLRPGMIHEDALASVIYLAKEGTHFAARAGDREPLKSPGLLTRHYAPRTPMRILRWRDEAELHAQLPAEALHGTHVLAHSNIPSGRDLARVSVIPHDADAFARALYAELHRCDELGAELIVVEAPPDTPEWRGIRDRLNRAAAA; encoded by the coding sequence ATGGCTGGCGCTGCGACAGTTCAGATGGTGTCGACACACACTCCCGCGCTTTTTGCGGAAGCTGTGCACGCGGCGGCTGCTTTATTGAAGCGGGGCGAAGTGGTGGCGCTGCCGACAGAAACGGTTTACGGGTTGGCCGCGAACGCGTGGAATGCTGCTGCGGTTTCAAGGATCTTCCAGTTGAAGGGGCGTCCGGCCCACAATCCAATCATCGTTCACGTCGCAGATATTGAAGGCGCAAAGCAGTGCGTAGCTGGCTGGCCCGACGACGCGCAGCGCCTCGCGGCGGCGTTCTGGCCTGGGCCGTTAACGCTTGTCCTTAGACGCGCGGCCCTGATTCCTGATGTCGTGACCGCCGGCGGCGACACCGTTGGCGTGCGCTGGCCGAGTCACCCATTCATCCAGGCAGTGATCCGAGAGTGCGGTTTTCCGCTCGCCGCTCCGAGTGCGAATCTCTCGAATTGTGTCTCACCCACGAACGCCGCCCACGTCGCCTTGCAGATGGGTGCTCAACTGCCGCTCGTCGTGGATGGGGGACAATCACAGGTGGGAATTGAATCCACAGTGGTTGACCTCACCCAAACGCCCGCGCGCGTGCTGCGGCCGGGGATGATCCACGAAGATGCGCTCGCGTCGGTCATTTACCTCGCAAAGGAAGGAACGCATTTTGCCGCACGAGCAGGGGACAGAGAGCCGCTGAAAAGCCCGGGGCTGCTGACGCGGCATTACGCGCCGCGCACGCCGATGCGCATCCTGCGCTGGCGCGACGAAGCCGAACTGCACGCGCAATTGCCGGCGGAGGCTTTGCATGGAACACATGTGCTGGCCCACAGCAACATTCCGTCGGGCCGCGATCTAGCGCGCGTAAGCGTGATCCCCCACGACGCCGATGCGTTCGCGCGCGCGTTGTATGCTGAACTGCATCGATGCGACGAATTGGGAGCGGAACTGATTGTTGTTGAAGCTCCGCCCGATACTCCCGAATGGCGGGGCATCAGGGATCGACTGAACCGCGCTGCCGCGGCGTAG
- a CDS encoding efflux RND transporter periplasmic adaptor subunit produces the protein MARKKSGWITPVVSLIVIAAVIAAVVWYFRRGDEPPQFQTTKISRGDIVQSVTATGSLTPLVNVQVGSQISGRIQAIYADFNSTVKSNQVIAEIDPSTYKVGVLRAEAQMSNAVANLALARVQAKRAVSLFESNLIPAADHDTAMAQLQQAEADLKSTEATLASANVDLSRCTIVAPVDGVVISRNVDVGQTVAASFNTPTLFIIANDLSKMQISALVSEADIGGVEINQDATFTVDAYPYRTFRGKVTQIRYGAVTNQNVVNYSAIIDVDNEDLKLLPSMTANVSVILQERQDVLRIPNAALRFRPPESFLIGTNAAPAAAPQPQMARAAGGEGRPRGEGRGGGGGGGGGGGMRGNRQREGGDRFSQRTVYVLEQKGGVPSLKPTTIRTGISDGVTTEVLDGLKEGDEVVTGMMSSDSAAGGPPSNPFGGGGPGRPGGFRRF, from the coding sequence ATGGCGCGAAAGAAATCTGGATGGATCACACCCGTGGTCTCGTTGATCGTCATTGCCGCAGTGATCGCGGCCGTGGTTTGGTACTTCCGCCGAGGCGACGAACCGCCGCAATTCCAAACGACCAAGATCAGCCGCGGGGACATTGTTCAATCCGTGACTGCGACCGGCAGCCTCACGCCACTCGTGAACGTCCAGGTCGGCAGCCAGATCTCGGGCAGGATTCAGGCGATCTACGCGGATTTCAATTCCACTGTGAAATCTAACCAGGTGATCGCCGAAATCGATCCCTCCACCTACAAGGTCGGAGTCCTCCGCGCCGAAGCACAGATGTCCAATGCGGTCGCCAACCTTGCGCTCGCGCGGGTGCAAGCTAAGCGCGCCGTTTCGCTCTTCGAAAGCAACCTCATCCCAGCAGCGGATCATGATACCGCGATGGCACAACTGCAGCAGGCTGAAGCCGACTTGAAATCGACAGAAGCCACTCTCGCCAGCGCCAACGTGGATCTTTCCCGCTGCACAATTGTGGCGCCCGTGGATGGCGTGGTCATCTCGCGCAATGTCGATGTCGGCCAGACAGTCGCCGCGAGCTTCAACACCCCAACGCTTTTCATCATCGCGAACGATCTGAGCAAAATGCAGATTTCTGCTCTCGTGTCGGAAGCGGACATTGGCGGCGTGGAGATAAACCAGGACGCGACATTCACAGTGGATGCTTATCCGTATCGCACGTTCCGCGGGAAGGTGACGCAGATCCGCTATGGTGCTGTGACGAACCAGAACGTGGTGAACTACAGCGCGATCATTGACGTGGACAACGAAGATTTGAAATTGCTTCCAAGCATGACGGCCAACGTGTCTGTGATCCTTCAGGAACGGCAGGACGTGCTGCGAATTCCGAACGCCGCGCTCCGATTTCGTCCGCCGGAATCATTTCTGATCGGAACGAACGCTGCTCCCGCGGCTGCGCCGCAACCGCAGATGGCCCGTGCTGCTGGCGGCGAAGGACGTCCACGGGGCGAAGGCCGCGGCGGTGGGGGAGGTGGAGGGGGTGGCGGAGGTATGCGTGGAAACCGTCAGCGCGAAGGCGGAGATCGCTTTAGCCAGCGCACGGTTTATGTCCTCGAGCAGAAAGGCGGGGTTCCCTCCCTGAAACCCACCACAATTCGCACAGGCATTTCGGATGGTGTGACCACGGAAGTGTTGGACGGCTTGAAGGAAGGCGATGAAGTGGTGACTGGAATGATGAGCAGCGACAGCGCTGCTGGCGGACCGCCTTCGAATCCTTTTGGCGGCGGTGGCCCAGGCAGGCCAGGCGGTTTTCGCCGTTTCTAA
- a CDS encoding ABC transporter permease, whose product MKRIFATFRIALRALRRNKLRTLLTMLGMIIGVAAVISAIGIGNGAKSQVEAQIASLGQNVVSVFPGSFTAGGARGGWGSMSTLVPEEATAIQGEIPGVVAVSCEIRDRQQVMANGLNWNTQVLGESPDYLGIRAWGLESGEMFTEADVNAAAKVAIIGKTIVDQLYSGGDPIGETIRIRNMPFRVVGVLTPKGVNFFGQDQDDVVIIPYTSAMRRVSRRQYLSAILIQASAPSQMVRIQEDVTDLLQQRRPGREPDFTVRNQLELAQAATATSKTMTLLVGAIASISLVVGGIGIMNIMLVSVTERTREIGIRMAVGARGRDILLQFLTEAVTLSILGGLIGILMGFVASHFISAKTSWPTLISPTSVMIAFVFSAAVGIFFGFYPARKASRLDPIDALRYE is encoded by the coding sequence ATGAAAAGAATTTTTGCAACTTTCAGGATCGCCCTCCGCGCGCTGCGGCGAAACAAGCTGCGCACGCTGCTGACAATGCTGGGCATGATCATCGGCGTCGCCGCAGTCATATCAGCCATTGGGATTGGCAATGGCGCGAAATCGCAGGTCGAGGCACAGATTGCCAGCCTGGGCCAAAACGTTGTGTCGGTTTTTCCAGGAAGCTTTACGGCTGGCGGTGCTCGCGGCGGCTGGGGTTCGATGAGCACGCTCGTGCCTGAAGAAGCAACTGCCATCCAAGGCGAAATTCCCGGAGTGGTCGCGGTGAGCTGCGAGATCCGGGACCGCCAACAAGTGATGGCGAATGGCCTGAACTGGAACACACAGGTTCTTGGTGAATCACCCGACTACCTCGGAATCCGCGCCTGGGGGTTGGAGTCGGGCGAGATGTTTACCGAGGCCGATGTGAACGCCGCAGCGAAGGTTGCAATCATCGGGAAAACCATTGTGGACCAATTGTATTCCGGAGGTGATCCCATCGGTGAAACGATCCGCATCCGCAACATGCCTTTTCGCGTTGTTGGCGTGCTTACGCCCAAGGGAGTTAATTTCTTCGGCCAGGATCAGGATGACGTTGTGATCATTCCCTACACAAGCGCCATGCGCCGCGTCTCACGCCGCCAATATCTCAGCGCGATTCTGATTCAGGCTTCGGCTCCGAGCCAGATGGTGCGGATCCAGGAAGACGTCACGGACCTGCTCCAGCAACGCCGCCCGGGGCGCGAGCCGGATTTTACCGTGCGCAATCAATTGGAACTCGCGCAGGCGGCCACTGCGACGTCCAAGACGATGACGCTCCTCGTCGGCGCGATTGCCAGCATTTCCCTGGTTGTTGGCGGCATTGGCATCATGAACATCATGCTGGTGAGTGTGACCGAGCGAACGCGTGAGATTGGGATCCGCATGGCTGTCGGAGCCCGCGGGCGCGATATCCTCCTGCAATTCCTCACCGAGGCAGTTACACTCAGCATTCTTGGAGGGTTGATTGGGATTCTCATGGGCTTCGTCGCGTCGCATTTTATTTCCGCGAAGACCAGCTGGCCCACCTTGATTTCGCCAACTTCTGTGATGATTGCGTTTGTATTCAGCGCTGCTGTGGGAATTTTCTTTGGGTTCTATCCCGCGCGGAAGGCATCGCGTCTCGATCCAATTGACGCGTTGCGTTACGAATAG
- a CDS encoding TolC family protein: MRIWIACLSLCATTLLSTAQTNLAAATRPLSLQECIAIALKHNFDVKISRFAPQIERFELSALYGAYDPVFTTSGEHNYSLSSGGVDPEGRTFSGTETDSDTITAGLSGLLPWGTFYNLGGSITDQTGTRPSTTIDRSSFTLNTNVIFGPGGLPTGEFLISTNFSTRTVRSPFETTSGRAGVLSLQQPLLRDFWIDATRLSISLQKNQLRSSEITFRNDVMTTIRNVEIAYFNLISADENVRVQEKALELAERLLTENRKRVEVGALAPLDERQAEAEAAGSRAALLATRALRDSQERVLKDLLSDDYTNSWAAVKILTTDKLLAVPQQHDLQESWRRGLARNPRYQVEVARITVDSTEQSVRYRRNQLYPNLDVLGSVGYSGTGDEYSHALHQIRERENPSWSFGAQFSVPLSRTAERNRLRSAKATRDVSVLQLQQLEQRTLIQIENDIANARSSFERVEATRQARLYRESALEAEQKKLENGKSTSFIVLQMQRDLTAASYDEITALADYNRYLAELAYDEGASLERHQIDLSIR, from the coding sequence ATGAGAATCTGGATCGCTTGCCTCTCGCTATGTGCCACGACGCTTCTCTCAACGGCGCAAACGAATTTAGCTGCTGCGACACGTCCGCTCTCGCTGCAGGAGTGCATCGCAATTGCGTTGAAGCATAACTTCGACGTGAAGATCAGCCGCTTCGCCCCGCAGATCGAAAGGTTTGAATTGTCGGCCCTTTACGGCGCGTATGATCCCGTTTTCACAACGAGCGGCGAACACAACTACAGCCTTTCGTCGGGAGGTGTGGATCCGGAAGGCCGCACGTTCAGTGGCACGGAGACGGACAGTGACACGATCACAGCCGGCCTTTCCGGTCTGCTTCCTTGGGGCACCTTTTACAATCTCGGCGGCAGCATTACTGACCAGACCGGAACCCGGCCGTCGACCACAATCGATCGCAGCAGCTTCACACTCAACACGAATGTGATTTTCGGTCCTGGCGGATTGCCGACGGGGGAATTTCTCATTTCGACGAATTTCAGCACACGCACCGTTCGTTCGCCTTTTGAGACGACGTCGGGCCGCGCAGGAGTTCTGTCATTGCAGCAACCATTGCTTCGGGATTTCTGGATCGACGCCACGCGTCTGTCCATTTCGCTTCAGAAAAACCAGCTGCGATCGAGCGAGATCACCTTCCGCAACGACGTGATGACCACGATTCGCAACGTGGAGATCGCGTACTTCAACCTGATCTCCGCCGACGAAAATGTCCGGGTGCAGGAGAAAGCATTGGAACTTGCGGAACGCTTGCTGACGGAAAACCGCAAGCGCGTCGAAGTCGGCGCCCTTGCCCCACTGGATGAACGGCAGGCAGAGGCCGAAGCTGCGGGCAGCCGCGCTGCATTGCTTGCCACGCGAGCCCTTCGCGATTCGCAGGAACGCGTTCTCAAGGATTTGTTGAGCGACGATTACACCAACAGCTGGGCGGCGGTGAAAATCCTTACGACTGACAAGCTGCTGGCCGTCCCGCAGCAGCACGATCTGCAGGAAAGCTGGCGCCGCGGCCTCGCGCGAAATCCACGATACCAGGTCGAAGTTGCTCGGATCACGGTGGACAGCACCGAGCAAAGTGTCCGGTATCGCCGCAACCAGCTGTATCCAAATCTCGATGTTCTGGGCAGTGTGGGTTACAGCGGCACGGGTGATGAATACAGCCACGCTCTTCATCAGATTCGCGAGCGCGAGAATCCGTCGTGGTCCTTTGGAGCCCAGTTCTCAGTTCCGTTGAGCCGCACGGCAGAGCGCAACCGCCTGCGTTCGGCCAAGGCCACACGCGACGTCTCCGTTCTGCAGCTTCAACAACTCGAACAGCGCACGCTGATCCAGATTGAGAATGACATCGCCAATGCGCGCAGCAGTTTCGAGCGCGTGGAAGCCACCCGGCAGGCGCGGCTGTATCGGGAATCAGCACTCGAAGCAGAACAGAAGAAACTGGAGAACGGAAAGAGCACGAGCTTCATCGTGCTCCAGATGCAACGCGATCTGACCGCGGCGAGTTATGACGAGATTACGGCTCTCGCTGATTACAACCGCTACCTTGCCGAACTCGCCTACGATGAAGGCGCCTCGCTTGAGCGACATCAGATCGATCTCTCCATTCGCTGA
- a CDS encoding ABC transporter ATP-binding protein, with translation MQGDPVIELQDIQKVYHTGEVDVHAVRGVSLRVQRGEFVAIMGASGSGKSTLMNTLGCLDRPTEGRYFLDGIDVSQLDRDELADIRNQKIGFVFQGFNLLSRTSAIENVELPMFYTHQNVSGSQQQDRAMRALGLVGLADRADHHPNQLSGGQQQRVAIARALVNEPALLLADEPTGNLDSQTSIEIMGVFQKLNDQGMTVVMVTHELDIAAYTKRTIVMRDGRILTDSPIENRLLASRELERLREAQKAVRLS, from the coding sequence ATGCAAGGTGATCCCGTCATTGAGTTGCAGGACATTCAAAAGGTGTATCACACCGGTGAAGTCGACGTTCACGCCGTCCGCGGCGTGTCCCTGCGGGTGCAGCGGGGCGAATTCGTCGCAATCATGGGCGCCAGCGGTTCAGGCAAATCCACCTTGATGAACACCCTCGGCTGCCTGGATCGGCCGACTGAAGGGCGTTACTTTCTGGACGGCATCGATGTCTCCCAACTCGATCGCGATGAACTCGCGGATATTCGGAACCAGAAAATCGGGTTTGTTTTTCAAGGCTTCAACCTGTTATCCCGCACGTCTGCCATCGAGAACGTGGAACTGCCGATGTTCTACACGCATCAAAACGTTTCAGGCAGCCAGCAGCAGGATCGGGCGATGCGCGCGCTTGGCCTCGTGGGACTGGCCGATCGCGCGGATCACCATCCCAATCAACTTTCTGGGGGCCAACAGCAGCGGGTTGCAATTGCGCGTGCGCTGGTGAACGAGCCGGCACTCCTCCTGGCGGACGAGCCCACGGGCAATCTCGACAGCCAGACGAGCATTGAGATCATGGGCGTTTTCCAAAAGCTCAATGACCAGGGAATGACGGTGGTGATGGTAACGCACGAACTCGATATCGCAGCCTACACGAAACGCACCATTGTCATGCGTGACGGGCGCATCCTGACCGATTCGCCGATTGAGAATCGGCTTCTTGCGTCGCGCGAACTGGAAAGGTTGCGGGAAGCGCAGAAAGCGGTGCGGCTATCATGA